Proteins encoded in a region of the Coffea eugenioides isolate CCC68of chromosome 4, Ceug_1.0, whole genome shotgun sequence genome:
- the LOC113768801 gene encoding protein POOR HOMOLOGOUS SYNAPSIS 1-like, which yields MDPGEIQPEQQQQTLALKQQFQIDYSVFFNYTTTSSYQNSRSLLQKEKNNNNNQVDERLIPHTKKRGRSKGGAWLSSSSSSTASLFLFRYTCHSPLVLLISLAGRIQEEHFISKLHFSWPQMSCASSSRVVLASYKDSVGQIQKFAMRFVNSLESQSFIDSLKESLKEVEATGASTGNFLLGQPENECIQMDGVHQSAAEELNPICPASDVTPLVQMSVSHDVGNAVSRETLSPANNRSIDGNLPSSFTAFLNDSCTEPQEEPLNVALEDDPFSHLVKNLSASTFYVMLGKLEKFIRDTGGDLALRLS from the exons atggaCCCTGGAGAAATTCAACCAGAACAGCAGCAACAGACGCTGGCTCTGAAGCAGCAGTTTCAGATAGACTACTCTGTGTTTTTCAACTACACGACTACCTCAAGCTACCAGAATTCTCGATCCTTGCTGCAGAAGGAGaagaacaacaacaacaaccagGTTGACGAGCGCCTGATTCCGCATACGAAGAAGAGGGGTAGGAGTAAAGGAGGCGCTTGGCTCTCTTCTTCGTCTTCTTCAACGGCTTCTCTGTTCCTTTTCAGATACACTTGTCATTCTCCGCTCGTCCTCCTCATCTCCCTTGCTGGAAGAATCCAA GAGGAACACTTCATTTCCAAGCTGCACTTTTCTTGGCCCCAGATGTCATGCGCATCCAGTAGCAGAGTGGTACTTGCAAGCTACAAAGACTCAGTGGGCCAG ATACAAAAGTTTGCTATGCGTTTTGTGAACTCATTGGAGTCACAATCTTTCATAGACTCCTTGAAG GAGAGCTTGAAAGAAGTGGAGGCAACTGGGGCATCGACTGGCAATTTTCTACTAGGACAACCAGAAAATGAGTGCATTCAAATGGATGGAGTGCATCAAAG TGCGGCTGAAGAATTGAATCCTATCTGTCCAGCTAGTGATGTTACTCCTCTAGTGCAAATGTCTGTTAGTCATGATGTGGGAAATGCTGTCTCTAGGGAAACACTATCTCCTGCTAACAATAGAAGCATTGATGGAAACCTACCTTCGAGTTTCACAGCCTTCCTTAATGATAGCTGTACTGAGCCACAAGAAG AACCTTTGAATGTCGCCTTGGAAGATGATCCCTTCTCCCACCTTGTG AAAAACTTGTCTGCTTCTACCTTTTATG TCATGTTGGGTAAACTGGAGAAATTCATCAGAGACACCGGAGGAGACCTGGCTTTACGGCTGTCCTGA
- the LOC113768757 gene encoding bet1-like protein At4g14600, producing the protein MASSNSDEGHGRDFYRAAPYRAREGLITRRQGNNSGEIQLEINDLEQGALDYGVTDLRGQVRKLGNVSYEIEAEAKYHRNLAKVLKLPLVRAQAALKNNSRRLNQRIVRDGSDHVKHVILFAVVCIFVLYFWSKFSGIWK; encoded by the exons ATGGCGTCCTCCAACTCCGACGAAGGCCACGGCCGCGACTTCTACCGCGCCGCTCCGTACAGAGCCAG AGAGGGGCTAATCACCAGGCGACAGGGAAATAATTCTGGTGAAATACAGCTGGAAATTAATGATTTAGAGCAAGGAGCCTTGGATTATGGAGTCACTGATCTTCGCGGTCAAGTTCGAAAACTGGGAAAT GTGTCATATGAGATCGAGGCTGAGGCAAAATATCATCGTAACTTGGCCAAAGTGCTG AAACTGCCACTAGTCAGAGCTCAGGCAGCCTTGAAGAATAACTCGAGGAGATTGAACCAGAGAATTGTCCGAGATGGCTCAGATCATGTCAAGCATGTGATCCTTTTTGCAGTCGTTTGCATCTTTGTGCTGTATTTCTGGTCCAAGTTTTCAGGAATATGGAAATGA
- the LOC113768838 gene encoding putative pentatricopeptide repeat-containing protein At1g64310, with amino-acid sequence MLIPFRSLLSELSRPRQTLLRTQILHAFIIKTHISKDPFYATRLVRLYAINNDLSSAQQLFDETPQRSIFLWNSIIRAYAKTHLFSDAFALFKRMLSLETSPDNFTFACILRACSEKADINGLEIVHGLGVVLGFGLDSVCCSALVSAYSKLGHLDKASRVFYGILEPDLVLWNSMISGYGCCGSWEKGMELFRKMRELGKCPDSYTVVGLSIGLTDPTLLRIGESVHGFCVKCNFGWIGHVNSVLVNMYSRLKCMDSAYKLFNSLLQPDLVTWSALITGFSQAEQHNLALDFFRKMNMEGRKPDHVLISSALAAAAQIAIVGPGCELHGYAIRHGCHSEVTVSSALIDMYAKCGYLGLGMKLFKSMPKKNIVSYNSIIACLGLYGFAAEAFQIFEEVLSEGIRPDESTFAALLGACCHSGLVDAGREYFRRMKDEFGILPKNEHYVHMVKLIGMAGELTEAFELVQSLQQPADSSIWGALLSCCNVHENYELAEVVAENLFKSKQTKNSYKVMLSNIYASDGRWDDVQKLRFDAEDLKGKIPGIAGLIV; translated from the coding sequence ATGCTGATCCCATTTCGCTCTCTTCTTTCCGAGCTCTCAAGACCCCGTCAAACCCTTTTAAGAACCCAAATTTTGCATGCTTTTATAATCAAGACCCACATCTCAAAAGACCCATTTTATGCAACAAGGCTTGTGAGATTATATGCCATAAATAACGACCTGAGTTCAGCCCAACAACTGTTTGATGAAACTCCCCAAAGAAGCATTTTCCTGTGGAACTCCATTATTCGAGCTTATGCTAAAACCCACTTGTTTTCAGACGCATTTGCGTTGTTCAAGCGTATGCTTAGTTTGGAAACTAGCCCTGATAATTTCACCTTTGCGTGTATTCTGCGGGCGTGTTCTGAAAAAGCTGATATAAATGGATTGGAGATTGTGCATGGTCTAGGTGTTGTTTTAGGCTTTGGATTGGACTCAGTTTGTTGTAGTGCACTTGTCAGTGCTTATTCGAAATTAGGTCATCTTGATAAAGCAAGTAGAGTGTTCTATGGGATTCTTGAGCCAGATTTAGTGTTGTGGAACTCGATGATCTCGGGATATGGATGTTGTGGGAGTTGGGAGAAAGGGATGGAATTGTTCAGGAAGATGAGAGAATTGGGGAAATGCCCCGATAGCTATACGGTCGTTGGGTTGAGCATCGGTTTAACAGATCCTACTCTGCTAAGAATTGGAGAATCAGTTCATGGTTTTTGTGTCAAATGTAATTTTGGTTGGATTGGTCATGTGAATAGTGTACTTGTGAATATGTATTCTAGGTTGAAGTGTATGGACTCGGCGTATAAACTTTTTAATAGTTTGTTACAACCTGACTTAGTTACATGGTCTGCCCTGATAACGGGTTTTTCTCAGGCAGAACAGCATAATTTGGCCTTGGATTTTTTCAGGAAAATGAACATGGAAGGCAGAAAGCCTGATCATGTATTGATTTCTAGTGCATTGGCAGCTGCTGCTCAGATTGCAATTGTAGGGCCTGGGTGTGAGTTACATGGTTATGCTATTCGACATGGATGTCATTCAGAGGTCACGGTGTCATCTGCTCTAATTGACATGTATGCAAAGTGTGGATATTTGGGGTTGGGGATGAAGCTTTTCAAGTCTATGCCTAAAAAGAATATAGTTTCATACAACTCAATAATCGCCTGTCTTGGCTTGTATGGATTTGCAGCTGAGGCCTTTCAAATTTTTGAGGAGGTACTTTCAGAAGGCATCAGGCCAGATGAATCTACATTTGCTGCTCTACTTGGTGCATGCTGTCATTCTGGCCTCGTTGATGCTGGTAGAGAATATTTCAGAAGAATGAAAGATGAATTTGGCATTTTGCCTAAGAATGAGCATTATGTTCACATGGTCAAGCTTATTGGAATGGCTGGAGAACTAACAGAGGCTTTTGAACTTGTCCAATCACTACAACAGCCGGCTGACTCCAGCATTTGGGGTGCACTTCTGTCATGCTGTAATGTTCATGAGAATTATGAATTGGCGGAGGTGGTTGCTGAGAATCTCTTTAAAAGTAAGCAAACAAAAAACAGTTACAAGGTTATGCTCTCTAACATCTATGCTAGTGATGGAAGATGGGATGATGTCCAAAAATTGAGGTTTGATGCAGAAGACCTTAAAGGGAAAATTCCTGGGATTGCTGGATTGATAGTGTGA